In a single window of the Microbacterium sp. SL75 genome:
- a CDS encoding aspartate-semialdehyde dehydrogenase, producing the protein MTRISDSGISLAVVGATGQVGTVMLEILAERAFPIRELRLFATARSAGSSIEFAGHSVVVEDVATADPAGVEVALFSAGATGSRAHAPRFAEAGALVIDNSSAWRMDPEVPLVVSEVNPHAIDQAVKGIVANPNCTTMAAMPVLKVLDTEAGLERLIVSTYQAVSGSGLAGARELLGQVEGVLAQGEVERLVRDGSALDFPEPEKYVAPIAFDVIPFAGNLVDDGQNETDEEKKLRNESRKILELPDLRVAGTCVRVPVFTGHSLSINAEFARDLSPERARELLAEAPGVKLEEVPTPLQAAGTDPSYVGRIRADQSAPEGRGLVLFISNDNLRKGAALNAVQIAELVAHKRLATV; encoded by the coding sequence ATGACCCGCATCTCCGATTCCGGAATCTCCCTCGCAGTCGTCGGCGCCACCGGCCAGGTCGGCACCGTCATGCTCGAGATCCTCGCCGAGCGCGCGTTCCCGATTCGGGAACTCCGACTGTTCGCCACCGCGCGCTCCGCCGGCTCGTCGATCGAGTTCGCGGGCCATTCCGTCGTCGTCGAAGACGTGGCCACCGCCGACCCCGCGGGCGTCGAGGTCGCTCTGTTCTCCGCCGGAGCTACGGGGAGCCGGGCGCACGCGCCGCGCTTCGCCGAGGCGGGCGCCCTCGTCATCGACAACTCCAGCGCCTGGCGCATGGATCCCGAGGTCCCGCTCGTCGTGAGCGAGGTCAACCCCCACGCGATCGACCAGGCCGTCAAGGGCATCGTCGCCAACCCCAACTGCACCACCATGGCCGCCATGCCGGTCCTGAAAGTCCTCGACACCGAGGCCGGCCTCGAACGCCTCATCGTCAGCACCTACCAGGCCGTCTCCGGCTCCGGCCTCGCGGGCGCCCGGGAGCTCCTCGGCCAGGTCGAGGGCGTCCTCGCCCAGGGCGAGGTGGAGCGTCTCGTGCGCGACGGCTCTGCCCTCGATTTCCCCGAGCCCGAGAAGTACGTCGCCCCGATCGCCTTCGACGTCATCCCCTTCGCCGGCAACCTCGTCGACGACGGACAGAACGAGACCGACGAAGAGAAGAAGCTCCGCAACGAGAGCCGCAAGATCCTGGAGCTCCCCGACCTGCGCGTCGCCGGTACGTGCGTGCGGGTCCCCGTCTTCACGGGTCACTCGCTCAGCATCAACGCCGAGTTCGCTCGCGACCTCTCGCCCGAACGCGCTCGTGAGCTCCTCGCCGAGGCCCCCGGTGTCAAGCTCGAAGAAGTGCCCACGCCGCTCCAGGCCGCCGGCACCGACCCCAGCTACGTCGGTCGCATCCGCGCCGACCAGTCCGCTCCCGAAGGCCGAGGCCTCGTGCTGTTCATCAGCAACGACAACCTGCGCAAGGGCGCGGCTCTCAACGCGGTGCAGATCGCCGAGCTCGTGGCGCACAAGCGCCTCGCGACTGTCTGA